A single Carnobacterium alterfunditum DSM 5972 DNA region contains:
- the pdxS gene encoding pyridoxal 5'-phosphate synthase lyase subunit PdxS, whose product MNKNIIASTRVKRGMAQMQKGGVIMDVVNAEQAKIAEAAGAVAVMALERVPSDIRKEGGVARMANPAIIEEVMNAVSIPVMAKARIGHISEARILEAMGVDYIDESEVLTPADDAFHLLKSEYVVPFVCGCRDLGEALRRIGEGASMLRTKGEPGTGNIVEAVRHMRKVNSQIRELSTKTYDELMTFAKEIGAPYELVKEIKQLGKLPVVNFAAGGVATPADAALMMSLGADGVFVGSGIFKSESPEKFAHAIVQATTNYEDYELLAKLSKGLGEPMKGIEISQLLQSERMQERGW is encoded by the coding sequence ATGAATAAAAATATTATTGCCAGCACAAGAGTCAAACGTGGAATGGCTCAAATGCAAAAAGGCGGTGTCATTATGGACGTGGTAAATGCTGAACAAGCTAAAATTGCAGAAGCAGCAGGAGCCGTCGCGGTCATGGCTTTAGAACGCGTACCTTCTGACATACGAAAAGAAGGTGGAGTTGCCCGTATGGCAAATCCTGCTATTATTGAAGAAGTAATGAATGCCGTTAGTATTCCTGTAATGGCTAAGGCACGTATTGGACATATTTCTGAAGCACGTATTTTGGAAGCTATGGGAGTAGATTACATTGACGAAAGTGAAGTCTTGACTCCAGCAGATGACGCCTTTCACTTACTGAAATCCGAGTATGTAGTGCCATTTGTCTGCGGCTGCCGAGACCTAGGTGAAGCTTTAAGGCGCATTGGAGAAGGAGCATCGATGCTTCGAACTAAAGGGGAACCTGGAACCGGAAATATAGTAGAGGCTGTTCGTCACATGCGCAAAGTAAATAGTCAAATACGTGAACTTTCTACTAAGACATATGATGAGTTGATGACTTTTGCTAAAGAGATAGGAGCTCCTTATGAATTAGTAAAGGAAATAAAACAACTTGGAAAATTGCCAGTTGTAAATTTTGCTGCTGGTGGAGTGGCTACACCAGCTGATGCAGCCTTAATGATGAGTCTTGGAGCAGATGGTGTGTTTGTCGGTTCTGGTATTTTTAAATCCGAATCACCAGAAAAATTCGCTCATGCCATTGTTCAAGCAACTACGAACTACGAAGACTACGAATTGCTAGCTAAGCTTTCTAAAGGTTTGGGTGAACCAATGAAAGGAATAGAAATCAGTCAATTACTTCAATCTGAACGGATGCAGGAAAGAGGTTGGTAA
- a CDS encoding TetR/AcrR family transcriptional regulator — protein MQKLDLRVQKTHKALIEAFESLLHEKEFENISVTEICDAAMVRRPTFYNHFLDKYDFITFFIKHKMNEIFDFAVKNSNEEKDNFFIIVFEQLLDQFDNLLYLIFSIQMNANIIFELESVREYGKSMLGNQIKKGSSDQELPMELSYKAQIIMGITIQSVFWYKEKKQQISREEIIELYEQTLKKFN, from the coding sequence ATGCAAAAGTTAGATTTAAGGGTTCAAAAAACGCATAAGGCACTTATAGAAGCATTTGAAAGCTTATTACATGAAAAAGAATTTGAAAATATTTCAGTAACAGAAATATGTGATGCTGCTATGGTTCGACGACCAACTTTCTACAATCATTTCTTGGATAAATATGATTTTATAACCTTTTTTATTAAACATAAAATGAATGAAATATTTGATTTTGCTGTCAAAAACTCAAATGAAGAAAAAGATAACTTTTTTATTATTGTTTTTGAACAGCTATTGGATCAATTTGATAATCTTCTATATCTCATTTTCAGTATTCAAATGAATGCCAATATCATTTTTGAACTTGAAAGTGTGCGCGAGTATGGGAAGAGCATGTTAGGTAACCAGATAAAGAAAGGTTCTAGTGACCAAGAATTACCCATGGAGCTTAGTTATAAAGCACAGATCATTATGGGTATCACGATTCAATCCGTCTTTTGGTATAAGGAGAAAAAACAGCAAATTAGTCGTGAAGAAATTATTGAACTCTATGAACAGACTTTAAAAAAATTCAATTAA
- a CDS encoding ABC transporter ATP-binding protein, with protein MPYIDIKHLTKDYGNGRGIFDMSLAVEKGEIYGFVGINGAGKTTTIRHMMGFLTPDEGTVTINGLDATKSSAEVKRYVSYIPGEINFPGNSTGEDFLKDQLYLSGRGDWTHAVKISDQFQLDVTANVRSMSKGMKQKTAIVSAFASDADILIMDEPTTGLDPLMRDIFIELLKDEKAKGKTIFMSSHIFQELEEICDRVAIIRDGTIIDVIDMRDIRYNKTKTYKMEFKSFEDFDHFRSLGYNLNRIKLEDLQLNITIHDKDINHLIQDLKHFDLVYFKEIKATFEAYITQIFKEEK; from the coding sequence ATGCCATACATTGATATTAAGCACCTGACTAAGGACTATGGAAACGGACGTGGCATTTTTGATATGTCTTTAGCAGTTGAAAAAGGTGAAATATATGGTTTTGTTGGCATCAATGGTGCAGGAAAAACCACGACTATTCGACATATGATGGGATTTTTAACTCCAGATGAAGGAACAGTCACCATTAATGGGCTTGATGCTACTAAAAGTAGTGCAGAAGTTAAACGATATGTATCTTATATACCTGGTGAAATTAATTTTCCCGGTAACTCTACAGGGGAAGACTTTTTAAAGGATCAACTCTATTTATCAGGTCGTGGAGATTGGACACATGCCGTTAAGATTAGTGACCAGTTTCAATTAGATGTGACAGCTAATGTACGTTCTATGAGTAAAGGGATGAAGCAGAAAACAGCAATTGTATCAGCCTTTGCCTCTGATGCCGATATCTTGATCATGGATGAGCCAACGACGGGCTTAGACCCTTTGATGCGAGATATCTTCATTGAACTACTGAAAGATGAAAAAGCAAAAGGTAAAACCATTTTTATGTCTAGTCATATTTTCCAAGAATTGGAAGAAATCTGTGACCGAGTCGCAATTATTCGTGATGGTACGATTATTGATGTCATTGATATGAGGGATATTCGCTACAACAAGACTAAAACTTATAAAATGGAGTTTAAATCATTTGAAGATTTCGATCATTTTCGCAGCCTAGGTTACAACTTGAATCGAATTAAGTTGGAAGATTTACAATTAAATATTACGATTCATGATAAAGATATCAACCATTTAATTCAAGATTTAAAACACTTTGATTTAGTCTATTTCAAGGAAATCAAAGCTACATTCGAAGCCTATATTACTCAAATATTTAAGGAGGAAAAATAA
- the pdxT gene encoding pyridoxal 5'-phosphate synthase glutaminase subunit PdxT produces the protein MSKTIGVLDLQGAVTEHLIALKNLGVNAVSVKNTKDFDALDGLIIPGGESTAIGRLIREKELENRLRSFHKEKKAIFGTCAGLILCSTDESHTTDDLRLGFIDMEVERNGFGRQVDSFETSLRFSGIDQEVEAVFIRAPYIQSVGPNVKVLASVNQKIVAAEQENVLVTAYHPELTEDYAVLNYFLNKIR, from the coding sequence ATGTCAAAAACTATAGGAGTTCTCGATCTGCAAGGTGCCGTTACGGAACACCTTATTGCCTTAAAAAATTTAGGCGTAAATGCAGTATCTGTCAAGAATACTAAGGACTTTGATGCTCTAGATGGCCTAATTATTCCAGGCGGAGAATCAACAGCAATTGGTCGATTGATTCGAGAAAAAGAGTTGGAGAATCGTCTGCGTTCTTTTCATAAAGAAAAAAAAGCTATTTTTGGAACATGTGCAGGTCTTATACTCTGCAGCACGGACGAAAGTCATACCACGGACGATTTGCGCCTGGGTTTTATTGATATGGAAGTAGAACGGAATGGTTTTGGAAGACAAGTAGACAGCTTTGAAACTTCTCTCCGTTTTTCAGGTATCGATCAAGAAGTCGAAGCGGTGTTTATCCGTGCTCCTTACATTCAATCTGTCGGACCAAATGTAAAAGTTCTGGCTTCTGTCAATCAAAAAATTGTAGCTGCAGAGCAAGAAAACGTACTGGTGACTGCTTATCACCCTGAACTAACTGAGGATTATGCTGTCTTGAACTATTTTTTAAATAAGATTCGTTAA
- a CDS encoding ABC transporter ATP-binding protein — translation MSVIEVKHVTKDYGYGRGIFDVSFEIAEGEVFGFLGPNGAGKTTTIRHLMGFSKAQEGELYINGKDCWKSADIIKRDVGYLPGEMAFPKGMTGNNFIQFMAEERQIIDMSRTDYLKELFELDTSMEIKEMSLGSRRKLALVTAFMHDPKVLILDEPTSGLDPIMQERFIQFILAEKKKGKTILLSSHIFSEVDATCDRIAIIKEGEVVSTIEAAKLKNSTNKAFKIEFATNKDYQQFLSLTQFKIPVERPDQNQVKLNLTDETMQNLFIELSNVNINFISEIKFTLEDYFMDFYDRKKSVAAGEENLEHAIH, via the coding sequence ATGTCAGTTATTGAAGTAAAACATGTAACCAAAGACTATGGGTATGGACGTGGAATATTTGATGTTTCCTTTGAGATAGCAGAAGGAGAAGTCTTCGGATTTCTAGGGCCCAACGGTGCTGGAAAGACCACTACTATTCGTCACTTGATGGGATTTTCCAAAGCTCAAGAAGGTGAATTATATATTAATGGTAAGGATTGTTGGAAATCAGCTGATATCATTAAACGCGATGTTGGTTATTTACCTGGAGAGATGGCTTTTCCCAAAGGAATGACCGGAAATAATTTTATTCAGTTCATGGCTGAAGAAAGACAAATCATCGATATGTCTAGAACAGATTATCTTAAGGAACTTTTTGAATTGGATACATCAATGGAAATTAAAGAAATGAGTCTTGGATCTAGACGAAAGTTGGCATTGGTGACAGCTTTTATGCATGATCCCAAAGTGTTAATTCTAGATGAACCAACCTCAGGCTTAGACCCCATTATGCAAGAGCGTTTCATCCAATTTATCTTAGCTGAGAAAAAAAAAGGTAAGACTATTCTACTCTCTAGCCACATCTTCAGCGAAGTGGATGCAACTTGTGACCGTATTGCCATTATAAAAGAAGGGGAAGTGGTTTCAACCATTGAAGCTGCTAAGTTGAAAAACAGTACGAATAAAGCTTTCAAAATTGAATTCGCAACGAATAAAGATTATCAACAGTTTCTGTCTCTTACGCAATTTAAAATTCCAGTTGAGCGACCTGATCAGAATCAAGTTAAGTTAAATCTGACGGATGAGACCATGCAGAATTTATTTATTGAACTAAGTAATGTGAACATTAATTTTATTTCAGAAATCAAATTTACACTTGAAGATTATTTCATGGATTTTTATGACCGTAAGAAGTCTGTAGCAGCTGGAGAGGAGAACTTAGAACATGCCATACATTGA
- a CDS encoding GNAT family N-acetyltransferase: MKTHIGKEKWNRAAALYVRMQVFVMERGIPLKEEFDLEDHDETIYVVIYDGERPVATGRYKQIDSDTIRPGRIAVLKEYRKKGLGEVVVKELEALGKKLGCTTSVIHGELSAVGFYEKLGYTKESDVYYEDGVPCVTLNKELV, from the coding sequence ATGAAAACACACATTGGGAAAGAAAAATGGAATCGAGCTGCTGCTTTATATGTTCGCATGCAGGTATTTGTCATGGAACGAGGTATTCCGCTCAAAGAAGAATTTGATTTAGAGGATCATGACGAGACGATTTATGTCGTCATTTATGATGGAGAGAGACCTGTGGCAACCGGACGGTATAAGCAAATCGACTCAGATACTATCCGGCCCGGAAGAATTGCCGTTCTCAAGGAATATCGTAAAAAAGGATTGGGAGAAGTAGTCGTTAAAGAATTGGAAGCTTTGGGTAAAAAACTGGGGTGTACGACGTCCGTCATACATGGTGAACTAAGTGCCGTTGGGTTTTATGAAAAACTAGGTTACACCAAAGAGTCTGACGTCTATTATGAAGACGGAGTACCGTGTGTAACTTTGAATAAAGAGTTAGTGTAG